One genomic segment of Sphaerodactylus townsendi isolate TG3544 linkage group LG07, MPM_Stown_v2.3, whole genome shotgun sequence includes these proteins:
- the STOML2 gene encoding stomatin-like protein 2, mitochondrial isoform X1: MLALRVAGRAARAAGGGLLRERAPQRWASSLPLNTVVLFVPQQEAWVVERMGRFHRILEPGLNFLIPVLDRIRYVQSLKEIVINVPEQSAVSHDNVTLQIDGVLYLRIMDPYKASYGVEDPEYAVTQLAQTTMRSELGKLSLDKVFRERESLNASIVDAINQASDYWGIRCLRYEIKDIHVPPRVKESMQMQVEAERRKRATVLESEGTRESAINVAEGQKQAQILASEGEKAERINKAAGEANALLVKAKAKAEAIQLLAAALARQNGNAAASLSVAEQYVSAFSKLAKEGNTLLLPSSTGDVTSMVTQALSIYATLSKAPVAKDGVAAALLPPQAEQPSSTEQHLEPEQPRPS; this comes from the exons ATGCTGGCGCTGCGCGTGGCCGGGCGAGCGGCGCGGGCGGCCGGCGGCGGTCTCCTGCGGGAG CGGGCGCCGCAGCGCTGGGCCTCCAGCCTGCCCCTCAACACCGTGGTGCTCTTCGTGCCGCAACAAGAAGCCTGGGTGGTGGAACGCATGGGCCGCTTCCACCGCATCCTGGAGCCG GGACTgaacttcctcatcccagttctggaTCGCATCCGCTATGTACAGAGCCTCAAAGAGATAGTCATCAACGTGCCAGAGCAGTCGGCTGTGTCTCATG ATAATGTGACCCTCCAAATCGATGGTGTCCTCTACTTGCGAATCATGGACCCTTACAAG gcTAGTTATGGAGTAGAGGACCCAGAGTATGCCGTGACCCAGCTTGCTCAGACGACCATGCGTTCTGAACTTGGCAAGCTCTCTCTTGACAAAGTCTTCCGG GAACGGGAATCCCTCAACGCCAGCATTGTAGACGCCATCAACCAGGCCTCTGACTATTGGGGCATCCGATGCCTGCGGTATGAGATCAAGGACATCCATGTGCCTCCCCGAGTGAAGGAGTCCATGCAGATGCAG GTGGAAGCTGAGAGGCGCAAGCGGGCAACCGTGCTGGAATCAGAAGGAACTCGAGAGTCGGCTATCAATGTTGCCGAGGGGCAGAAGCAGGCTCAGATCCTGGCGTCGGAAGGGGAGAAAGCAGAGCGGATCAACAAAGCAGCAG GGGAGGCCAACGCACTGCTGGTGAAGGCAAAGGCTAAAGCAGAGGCCATCCAGcttctggcagctgctctggccCGGCAG AATGGCAACGCAGCCGCCTCTTTGTCTGTGGCCGAGCAGTACGTGAGCGCTTTCTCCAAGCTGGCAAAAGAAGGCAACACTCTGCTCTTGCCCTCCAGCACGGGCGACGTCACCAGCATGGTTACCCAG GCCCTCAGCATCTATGCTACATTGAGCAAGGCTCCAGTAGCAAAAGATGGGGTGGCCGCAGCCCTTCTCCCACCCCAGGCGGAGCAGCCCTCCAGCACAGAGCAGCACCTTGAACCCGAGCAGCCGCGGCCCAGCTGA
- the STOML2 gene encoding stomatin-like protein 2, mitochondrial isoform X2 — MLALRVAGRAARAAGGGLLRERAPQRWASSLPLNTVVLFVPQQEAWVVERMGRFHRILEPGLNFLIPVLDRIRYVQSLKEIVINVPEQSAVSHDNVTLQIDGVLYLRIMDPYKASYGVEDPEYAVTQLAQTTMRSELGKLSLDKVFRERESLNASIVDAINQASDYWGIRCLRYEIKDIHVPPRVKESMQMQVEAERRKRATVLESEGTRESAINVAEGQKQAQILASEGEKAERINKAAEWQRSRLFVCGRAVRERFLQAGKRRQHSALALQHGRRHQHGYPGPQHLCYIEQGSSSKRWGGRSPSPTPGGAALQHRAAP, encoded by the exons ATGCTGGCGCTGCGCGTGGCCGGGCGAGCGGCGCGGGCGGCCGGCGGCGGTCTCCTGCGGGAG CGGGCGCCGCAGCGCTGGGCCTCCAGCCTGCCCCTCAACACCGTGGTGCTCTTCGTGCCGCAACAAGAAGCCTGGGTGGTGGAACGCATGGGCCGCTTCCACCGCATCCTGGAGCCG GGACTgaacttcctcatcccagttctggaTCGCATCCGCTATGTACAGAGCCTCAAAGAGATAGTCATCAACGTGCCAGAGCAGTCGGCTGTGTCTCATG ATAATGTGACCCTCCAAATCGATGGTGTCCTCTACTTGCGAATCATGGACCCTTACAAG gcTAGTTATGGAGTAGAGGACCCAGAGTATGCCGTGACCCAGCTTGCTCAGACGACCATGCGTTCTGAACTTGGCAAGCTCTCTCTTGACAAAGTCTTCCGG GAACGGGAATCCCTCAACGCCAGCATTGTAGACGCCATCAACCAGGCCTCTGACTATTGGGGCATCCGATGCCTGCGGTATGAGATCAAGGACATCCATGTGCCTCCCCGAGTGAAGGAGTCCATGCAGATGCAG GTGGAAGCTGAGAGGCGCAAGCGGGCAACCGTGCTGGAATCAGAAGGAACTCGAGAGTCGGCTATCAATGTTGCCGAGGGGCAGAAGCAGGCTCAGATCCTGGCGTCGGAAGGGGAGAAAGCAGAGCGGATCAACAAAGCAGCAG AATGGCAACGCAGCCGCCTCTTTGTCTGTGGCCGAGCAGTACGTGAGCGCTTTCTCCAAGCTGGCAAAAGAAGGCAACACTCTGCTCTTGCCCTCCAGCACGGGCGACGTCACCAGCATGGTTACCCAG GCCCTCAGCATCTATGCTACATTGAGCAAGGCTCCAGTAGCAAAAGATGGGGTGGCCGCAGCCCTTCTCCCACCCCAGGCGGAGCAGCCCTCCAGCACAGAGCAGCACCTTGA